From Aspergillus chevalieri M1 DNA, chromosome 4, nearly complete sequence, a single genomic window includes:
- a CDS encoding uncharacterized protein (COG:S;~EggNog:ENOG410PZE3), translated as MPSQNQESPRGSRGGCARGRGRGRGRGGHGRGNGQANTTNQENTTAAPGATAAPEVNPNQNQRGQKTSRNGQRFSRGRGEPSQRQVMMPQSESRQNQAGESQKASTEKKKKSNKKKEPAPRPSDATQNPTKHKTPNKKENKPTPPPRKIKPSLITLPPELRWKIYNYIFQPTYRVAISRQKPKWTPSPTDTRKRLYHTRLPYRNPKTQLNPHDSKHSQVVRRQNPLPISLIFSCKAIYHETILHLYANTQFVFNSTRALDRFLHTTSAQTQEVIQHIELNHVMYNEPRLLGFRVFKHRSDLAWYCACEDLAVACKSLEVLHINMKIWDWPIHLELGERWSWPLLVFERFGNEVGFASVSLQMCKFEEEKLKEMSREVEKRLMTSEAWQVREDERMAREINGKIKANRVLRVVF; from the exons ATGCCATCTCAAAACCAGGAATCCCCTCGTGGTTCCCGCGGTGGATGCGCGCGCGgtcgaggacgaggacgtgGACGAGGTGGACATGGACGCGGGAATGGTCAGGCTAATACCACG AATCAGGAAAACACGACTGCAGCGCCAGGAGCTACAGCTGCACCAGAAGTGAACCCTAACCAGAACCAAAGAGGACAGAAA ACCAGCAGAAATGGACAGAGATTTAGCAGAGGCCGCGGAGAACCCTCGCAGAGGCAGGTGATGATG CCACAGTCAGAATCCAGACAAAACCAAGCCGGAGAAAGTCAAAAGGCATCTAccgagaagaaaaagaagagcaaTAAGAAGAAGGAACCCGCACCAAGACCCTCAGACGCGACGCAGAACCCTACCAAGCACAAGACACCcaacaagaaagagaacaagCCAACTCCACCCCCAAGAAAGATCAAACCATCCCTAATAACCCTCCCTCCGGAACTCCGCTGGAAAATCTACAATTACATCTTCCAACCAACATACCGCGTCGCGATCTCCCGCCAAAAACCCAAATGGACTCCTTCTCCCACCGACACGCGCAAACGTCTCTACCACACCCGTCTTCCCTACCGCAACCCCAAAACGCAACTTAACCCGCACGACTCGAAACACAGCCAAGTCGTTCGTCGTCAGAATCCGCTCCCGATCTCGCTGATCTTCAGCTGCAAGGCCATCTACCACGAGACGATATTGCATTTATACGCGAACACGCAGTTTGTTTTCAACAGCACTCGCGCGCTGGATCGGTTCTTGCATACGACTAGTGCCCAGACACAGGAAGTCATTCAGCACATAGAGCTGAATCATGTCATGTACAATGAGCCGCGGCTTCTGGGGTTCCGGGTATTCAAGCACCGGTCTGATTTAGCCTGGTACTGTGCTTGCGAGGATCTGGCAGTTGCGTGCAAGTCGTTGGAAGTGCTGCACATTAACATGAAGATCTGGGACTGGCCGATACATCTCGAGCTCGGGGAGCGGTGGTCGTGGCCGTTACTTGTGTTTGAGCGGTTTGGGAATGAGGTTGGTTTTGCGAGTGTGTCACTTCAGATGTGTAAATTTGAAGaggagaagttgaaggagaTGAGCAGGGAGGTGGAGAAGAGGCTTATGACGAGTGAGGCGTGGCAGGTAAGAGAGGATGAGAGAATGGCGAGGGAGATTAATGGGAAGATCAAGGCGAATAGGGTTCTGCGGGTTGTTTTTTAG
- a CDS encoding PCI domain protein (COG:J;~EggNog:ENOG410PFV2;~InterPro:IPR016024,IPR027528,IPR000717,IPR040750;~PFAM:PF18005,PF01399;~go_component: GO:0005737 - cytoplasm [Evidence IEA];~go_component: GO:0005852 - eukaryotic translation initiation factor 3 complex [Evidence IEA];~go_function: GO:0003743 - translation initiation factor activity [Evidence IEA]), translated as MPAPTTTLLIEGSFSELAEEFAQYLDALRKEESSLQSEVAPLLEPLRQQEQNEQEPDVKQRDEVLKKLVAAATVLNSAPEKEITPAYNLLLHLIHQASDSSVFLSRVCTYLAKPITSSPQYGPSLAISILSTVFNTLAPSDTSRYHVLLALIAVIRQSSSIYTFEALKPQLTNQLPNWLAAWELSDEDAQKLHLAVAETAQAAGDNELAQTHVLEALQTIPADKASSKEARELAIRALTAALKHPAIFDFTSLTASDAVQALRSSDSTLFELLEIFTSDTLDAYEAFVAATPLSSISGGVLADAGDALQDKLRLLTLTSLAASTPSRSLPYATIASALRVPAEDVEKWVIDTIRAGLVEGKLSQLRQEFLVHRATYRVFGEKQWAEVQGRLMVWRRSLEGVLGVIRNERERFVRESMQQAAAAAAAAEGEGKGDKGGKRRNQQQQQQPAQAPVEVAE; from the exons ATGCCCGCACCTACCACTACCCTCCTCATCGAGGGCAGCTTCTCCGAACTCGCCGAGGAGTTCGCTCAATACCTCGACGCTCTGCGCAAGGAAGAATCGTCCCTCCAGTCGGAAGTTGCCCCCCTCCTCGAGCCTCTTCGCCAGCAGGAACAGAATGAACAGGAGCCGGATGTGAAGCAGCGCGATGAGGTTCTCAAGAAGTTGGTTGCTGCCGCGACCGTCCTGAACTCGGCCCCGGAGAAGG AAATCACTCCGGCCTACAACCTCCTCCTTCACCTCATCCACCAGGCCTCCGACTCAAGCGTGTTCCTCTCCCGCGTTTGCACCTACCTCGCCAAACCCATCACCAGCTCCCCTCAGTACGGCCCCTCGCTCGCCATCTCCATCCTCTCCACCGTGTTCAACACCCTCGCCCCCTCCGATACCAGCCGGTACCATGTCCTGCTGGCCCTTATTGCCGTCATTCGCCAGTCCAGCTCCATCTACACCTTCGAGGCTCTTAAGCCGCAATTGACCAACCAATTGCCCAACTGGCTGGCCGCCTGGGAACTCAGCGATGAGGATGCTCAGAAGCTGCACTTGGCCGTGGCCGAGACCGCCCAGGCCGCTGGTGACAACGAACTCGCCCAGACCCACGTCCTTGAGGCCCTGCAGACCATCCCCGCCGACAAGGCTTCGTCCAAGGAAGCCCGCGAACTGGCCATCCGCGCTCTTACCGCCGCCCTCAAGCACCCGGCCATTTTCGACTTCACTTCCCTGACTGCATCCGATGCCGTGCAGGCCCTCCGCTCCAGCGACAGCACGCTCTTCGAACTGCTCGAGATCTTCACCTCGGACACGCTCGATGCCTATGAGGCGTTCGTCGCTGCCACTCCGCTTTCTTCGATTTCCGGCGGCGTTTTGGCTGACGCCGGCGATGCTCTGCAGGACAAGCTGCGTCTGTTGACTTTGACTTCACTCGCTGCGTCGACACCCTCGCGCTCTCTCCCCTACGCCACCATCGCCTCCGCACTGCGCGTCCCCGCTGAGGACGTCGAGAAGTGGGTGATCGACACCATCCGCGCCGGTCTGGTTGAGGGTAAGCTGTCGCAGCTGCGGCAGGAGTTCCTGGTCCACCGTGCGACCTACCGTGTGTTCGGTGAGAAACAGTGGGCTGAGGTGCAGGGTCGGTTGATGGTCTGGCGGCGCAGCTTGGAGGGGGTCCTTGGAGTTATCCGTAACGAGCGGGAACGGTTTGTGCGTGAGAGCATGCagcaggctgctgctgcggccgCCGCGGCTGAGGGTGAGGGCAAGGGAGACAAGGGTGGAAAGAGACGgaatcagcagcagcagcaacagccggCACAGGCCCCTGTTGAGGTTGCTGAGTAG
- the ura6 gene encoding uridylate kinase ura6 (BUSCO:EOG09264O6J;~COG:F;~EggNog:ENOG410PG3G;~InterPro:IPR000850,IPR027417,IPR033690,IPR006266;~PFAM:PF02223,PF00406,PF13238,PF13207;~go_function: GO:0004127 - cytidylate kinase activity [Evidence IEA];~go_function: GO:0005524 - ATP binding [Evidence IEA];~go_function: GO:0009041 - uridylate kinase activity [Evidence IEA];~go_function: GO:0019205 - nucleobase-containing compound kinase activity [Evidence IEA];~go_process: GO:0006139 - nucleobase-containing compound metabolic process [Evidence IEA];~go_process: GO:0006207 - 'de novo' pyrimidine nucleobase biosynthetic process [Evidence IEA];~go_process: GO:0006221 - pyrimidine nucleotide biosynthetic process [Evidence IEA]), protein MSETKQPRFSPQDITVVFLLGGPGSGKGTQSNNLVRDYAFTHLSAGDLLRAEQVREGSQYGDLIRSYIKEGKIVPMEITVALLSNAMAEALANKPKTGKDGKARFLIDGFPRKLDQAVFFEQTVCPSEMTLFLNCPEEVMEKRLLKRGETSGRDDDNAESIRKRFRVFVETSMPVVTAFEEQDKVVSVEATGGVDEVYQRIKEGVAHKGLLPVDN, encoded by the coding sequence ATGTCCGAAACCAAGCAACCCCGCTTCTCCCCCCAAGACATCACAGttgtcttcctcctcggcgGCCCTGGCAGCGGCAAAGGCACCCAGTCCAACAACCTCGTCCGCGACTACGCCTTCACCCACCTGTCCGCCGGCGACCTGCTCCGCGCCGAACAAGTCCGCGAGGGCTCGCAGTACGGCGATCTCATCCGTTCATACATCAAAGAGGGCAAGATCGTGCCCATGGAGATCACCGTCGCCCTGCTCTCGAACGCCATGGCGGAGGCGTTGGCCAACAAGCCCAAGACCGGgaaggatgggaaggcgCGGTTCTTGATTGATGGGTTCCCGCGGAAGCTGGACCAGGCGGTGTTCTTCGAGCAGACGGTTTGTCCGAGTGAGATGACGCTGTTCTTGAACTGTCCGGAGGAGGTTATGGAGAAGAGGTTGTTGAAGCGGGGGGAGACGAGTGGGcgggatgatgataatgcTGAGTCGATTCGGAAGAGGTTCCGGGTTTTTGTGGAGACGAGTATGCCTGTTGTTACGGCGTTCGAGGAGCAGGATAAGGTTGTTTCTGTGGAGGCCACGGGGGGTGTGGATGAGGTTTATCAGAGGATTAAGGAAGGGGTTGCTCACAAGGGGTTGCTCCCTGTTGATAACTAA
- a CDS encoding uncharacterized protein (COG:S;~EggNog:ENOG410PS2K;~SECRETED:SignalP(1-16)), whose product MLPLAVLLSLVAASAAQNYSFPKGFDVKSVELATRSSWCTAQRSTCPKICNGKTDENSCEPENLTFSCKCDNGIADLEDYKLTVPFFVCQENFGNCIAAHPDDADGQDQCKKDNQCGTRNATETASKSDSESSSSSSDSSSPSSSSTATLTSSHQTDNSDSSAASSSPSTTANAAAALRMAQGHSTGVFATALLVVMGLAL is encoded by the exons ATGCTCCCTCTGGCCGTCCTCCTCTCTCTGGTCGCGGCCTCTGCCGCCCAGAATTACTCCTTCCCCAAAGGCTTTGACGTCAAAAGTGTCGAACTGGCTACTCGCT CGTCCTGGTGTACTGCTCAGCGCAGCACCTGTCCTAAGATCTGCAATGGCAAGACCGATGAGAACAGCTGCGAGCCG GAAAACCTCACCTTCTCCTGCAAATGCGACAACGGAATCGCCGACCTCGAGGACTACAAGCTGACCGTTCCCTTCTTCGTCTGTCAAGAAAACTTTGGCAACTGCATCGCCGCTCATCCAGACGACGCTGATGGCCAGGACCAGTGCAAGAAGGACAACCAGTGTGGTACTCGCAATGCCACTGAGACGGCCTCCAAGTCAGACTCGgagtcgtcctcgtcctcttcggaCTCTTCTTCGCCGTCCTCCAGCTCGACTGCCACTTTGACTAGCTCCCACCAAACGGACAACTCGGACTCGTCTGCGGCCAGCAGCTCTCCTTCGACCACGGCCAATGCGGCAGCAGCTCTGCGTATGGCTCAGGGTCACTCGACCGGTGTGTTTGCGACGGCGTTGCTGGTTGTTATGGGATTGGCTCTGTAA